One stretch of Plodia interpunctella isolate USDA-ARS_2022_Savannah chromosome 10, ilPloInte3.2, whole genome shotgun sequence DNA includes these proteins:
- the LOC128673012 gene encoding uncharacterized protein LOC128673012 isoform X1: MADNSESQSSSSSYDETSEEVSSSEEDIVECVKVPLQEHIAANLENRELLRDAEAITCNTTLVDNVINNYIIAKMILSNLSWQEKIICKHVCSTWNSAIFALQREQLCPADFVVDFKTFMLKKSYTFDSEPLVVFSFANTTGLSISSSCSQVSSEQVHPWNFRSYQVPPASCNTMIPLRCSKVCGQKHCCIDLVQHYVCAPKHCMLTVRAGYLSYLPLQNSPTHIHTILRSMFRKPFPFLGGLFIPVIPDVKFHVINIKSNRNMQRDFYNVVNEIGSNRIFKGILVFVTENFLLQSAEDFYYLNHFRELQPDTPYALGGCIVEDTMFGPTDIDHVIDRVNDGTDFVSENLISIGMFTLPKISELDQSEKNNFEVFSLVIESSDSTKAKIQKTITEFSNKVPRFEHSIVLKLSCIGRDQKHDVEQNFFRDAFPNTRLIGCYGNGELGLNHPERATDDMPSHKRFCPEQGPQIGIIYSYSTIFFYIGWGKITSPQGPVKV, from the exons atggCAGACAATAGTGAAAGTCAAAGTTCTTCAAGTTCATATGATGAAACCAGTGAAGAAGTAAGTTCAAGTGAAGAAGATATAGTAGAATGTGTCAAGGTACCTTTACAAGAACATATTGCTGCAAACTTAGAAAATAGGGAACTATTGCGAGATGCAGAAGCAATAACTTGCAATACTACTTTAGTAGATAATGTgatcaataattatattatcgcAAAGAtgattttaagtaatttgtcATGGCAGGAGAAAATTATATGCAAGCATGTTTGTTCTACATGGAACTCTGCTATCTTTGCTCTGCAGCGGGAGCAGCTATGCCCTGCTGACTTTGTGGTTGATTTCAAGACTTTTATGCTCAAGAAATCTTATACTTTTGACTCTGAACCTCTTGTAGTGTTCTCAtttgcaaatacaaccggacTCAGCATATCAAGTAGTTGTTCCCAAGTGTCCTCAGAACAAGTACATCCATGGAACTTCAGAAGCTATCAGGTCCCTCCTGCTTCCTGTAACACTATGATTCCACTTCGATGCTCAAAAGTTTGTGGCCAAAAACATTGTT GTATTGATTTGGTGCAACATTATGTGTGTGCTCCAAAACACTGTATGTTGACAGTGAGGGCAGGTTACTTGTCATACTTACCCTTGCAGAACTCTCCCACGCACATCCATACAATTTTACGTTCTATGTTTAGAAAGCCATTCCCATTTCTTGGAGGACTCTTTATACCAGTCATCCCTGATGTCAAATTCCATGTCATCAACATAAAATCTAACCGTAATATGCAGCGGGATTTCTACAATGTTGTCAATGAAATTGGCAGCAATAGAATTTTCAAAGGCATACTTGTTTTTGTCACTGAAAACTTCCTCTTGCAGTCTGCTGAAGATTTCTATTACTTAAATCATTTTAGGGAATT gCAACCAGACACTCCTTATGCTTTAGGAGGTTGTATAGTTGAAGACACAATGTTTGGACCAACTGATATTGACCATGTGATAGACCGTGTGAATGATGGTACAGATTTTGTGAGTGAGAACTTAATTTCTATTGGAATGTTTACTTTGCCCAAGATCAGCGAGCTGGATCAGTCTGAGAAGAATAACTTTGAGGTGTTTTCTCTAGTTATAGAATCATCAGATTCTACCAAGGCGAAAATACAGAAGACAATAACTGAg TTCTCGAATAAAGTACCACGTTTTGAGCACAGCATAGTGTTGAAGCTATCCTGTATCGGGCGCGACCAGAAACACGATGTCGAACAAAACTTCTTCCGAGACGCGTTTCCCAACACCAGGCTTATCGGGTGCTATGGTAATGGGGAGCTGGGGCTGAACCATCCCGAGCGGGCCACAGACGACATGCCTAGCCATAAGAGGTTCTGCCCTGAACAAGGTCCACAAAttggaattatttattcttattccactattttcttttacatcgGCTGGGGCAAAATTACATCTCCCCAAGgccctgtgaaggtctaa
- the LOC128673012 gene encoding uncharacterized protein LOC128673012 isoform X3 yields MLTVRAGYLSYLPLQNSPTHIHTILRSMFRKPFPFLGGLFIPVIPDVKFHVINIKSNRNMQRDFYNVVNEIGSNRIFKGILVFVTENFLLQSAEDFYYLNHFRELQPDTPYALGGCIVEDTMFGPTDIDHVIDRVNDGTDFVSENLISIGMFTLPKISELDQSEKNNFEVFSLVIESSDSTKAKIQKTITEFSNKVPRFEHSIVLKLSCIGRDQKHDVEQNFFRDAFPNTRLIGCYGNGELGLNHPERATDDMPSHKRFCPEQGPQIGIIYSYSTIFFYIGWGKITSPQGPVKV; encoded by the exons ATGTTGACAGTGAGGGCAGGTTACTTGTCATACTTACCCTTGCAGAACTCTCCCACGCACATCCATACAATTTTACGTTCTATGTTTAGAAAGCCATTCCCATTTCTTGGAGGACTCTTTATACCAGTCATCCCTGATGTCAAATTCCATGTCATCAACATAAAATCTAACCGTAATATGCAGCGGGATTTCTACAATGTTGTCAATGAAATTGGCAGCAATAGAATTTTCAAAGGCATACTTGTTTTTGTCACTGAAAACTTCCTCTTGCAGTCTGCTGAAGATTTCTATTACTTAAATCATTTTAGGGAATT gCAACCAGACACTCCTTATGCTTTAGGAGGTTGTATAGTTGAAGACACAATGTTTGGACCAACTGATATTGACCATGTGATAGACCGTGTGAATGATGGTACAGATTTTGTGAGTGAGAACTTAATTTCTATTGGAATGTTTACTTTGCCCAAGATCAGCGAGCTGGATCAGTCTGAGAAGAATAACTTTGAGGTGTTTTCTCTAGTTATAGAATCATCAGATTCTACCAAGGCGAAAATACAGAAGACAATAACTGAg TTCTCGAATAAAGTACCACGTTTTGAGCACAGCATAGTGTTGAAGCTATCCTGTATCGGGCGCGACCAGAAACACGATGTCGAACAAAACTTCTTCCGAGACGCGTTTCCCAACACCAGGCTTATCGGGTGCTATGGTAATGGGGAGCTGGGGCTGAACCATCCCGAGCGGGCCACAGACGACATGCCTAGCCATAAGAGGTTCTGCCCTGAACAAGGTCCACAAAttggaattatttattcttattccactattttcttttacatcgGCTGGGGCAAAATTACATCTCCCCAAGgccctgtgaaggtctaa
- the LOC128673012 gene encoding uncharacterized protein LOC128673012 isoform X2, which yields MCQGIDLVQHYVCAPKHCMLTVRAGYLSYLPLQNSPTHIHTILRSMFRKPFPFLGGLFIPVIPDVKFHVINIKSNRNMQRDFYNVVNEIGSNRIFKGILVFVTENFLLQSAEDFYYLNHFRELQPDTPYALGGCIVEDTMFGPTDIDHVIDRVNDGTDFVSENLISIGMFTLPKISELDQSEKNNFEVFSLVIESSDSTKAKIQKTITEFSNKVPRFEHSIVLKLSCIGRDQKHDVEQNFFRDAFPNTRLIGCYGNGELGLNHPERATDDMPSHKRFCPEQGPQIGIIYSYSTIFFYIGWGKITSPQGPVKV from the exons ATGTGTCAAG GTATTGATTTGGTGCAACATTATGTGTGTGCTCCAAAACACTGTATGTTGACAGTGAGGGCAGGTTACTTGTCATACTTACCCTTGCAGAACTCTCCCACGCACATCCATACAATTTTACGTTCTATGTTTAGAAAGCCATTCCCATTTCTTGGAGGACTCTTTATACCAGTCATCCCTGATGTCAAATTCCATGTCATCAACATAAAATCTAACCGTAATATGCAGCGGGATTTCTACAATGTTGTCAATGAAATTGGCAGCAATAGAATTTTCAAAGGCATACTTGTTTTTGTCACTGAAAACTTCCTCTTGCAGTCTGCTGAAGATTTCTATTACTTAAATCATTTTAGGGAATT gCAACCAGACACTCCTTATGCTTTAGGAGGTTGTATAGTTGAAGACACAATGTTTGGACCAACTGATATTGACCATGTGATAGACCGTGTGAATGATGGTACAGATTTTGTGAGTGAGAACTTAATTTCTATTGGAATGTTTACTTTGCCCAAGATCAGCGAGCTGGATCAGTCTGAGAAGAATAACTTTGAGGTGTTTTCTCTAGTTATAGAATCATCAGATTCTACCAAGGCGAAAATACAGAAGACAATAACTGAg TTCTCGAATAAAGTACCACGTTTTGAGCACAGCATAGTGTTGAAGCTATCCTGTATCGGGCGCGACCAGAAACACGATGTCGAACAAAACTTCTTCCGAGACGCGTTTCCCAACACCAGGCTTATCGGGTGCTATGGTAATGGGGAGCTGGGGCTGAACCATCCCGAGCGGGCCACAGACGACATGCCTAGCCATAAGAGGTTCTGCCCTGAACAAGGTCCACAAAttggaattatttattcttattccactattttcttttacatcgGCTGGGGCAAAATTACATCTCCCCAAGgccctgtgaaggtctaa